The stretch of DNA ACTTGTTGTGGCGTTGGACTTGGGAGGATCGATACTTGGATGGTGCGACTGGAGTGCTCTTCTTAACGTCAGTGGAGCTCTGGATGGGTGTCAGGATGCGTCTGCAGTTGGGTGTGATATCTCGACCTTATCTGGGACATGGAGCACACTCGGAAAGGCCCTGAGCGCATTGCACCGGATTGTCTGCCTGGTGTTGTACTGATCTAGTGGATCTCACTCGTTTTGGATGTTGTGAGCTTTCAGGACCCGGCTCTCGCCATTCCTCTGTATCCCCAGCCTTGCCCACACTGTTGTGATCCGATTCTCTCACTTCAattactaacacagaccACGCAGCATGTCAAAAGCGCAATACGAAGGGAGCCCGCAGCCTACAGCCGAAAACAACGGCCACGTTCTTCCCCCAGAAGAGCAGATGCCGGATGAATTACCCCCTACCTACGAAGAGAGTTTAGACCGACCTGGGGGATCATCGACGACCCGGCCTGTTGTTCCTAACCGGCCCCCTCAGAACCAAACCCCAGACCAGAACCATTTGCAGGTACCTCAAGCACCCCCGCGACCTTCatcctccaactccagcAACGGCGCGTACGGCACTGCCAACTCTAGCAACACATCTTTCAATACCGGTAATGTTTCCAATAGCTCCTTTGGAAGCGGCAAGAGTGGGGCGAGTGGGAAGGGTGGAAGAGGGCACTCGCCTGGACCCCCTGGACCCCACGGGAGACCCCCGCCATCTCCCAGGACGGACCCCCTCATTTCCCCCAACCGCCCTCCCGGACAAATGGGATATGGTCCCCGTCCTCAGGGAGGCCCGGCTCCCAACAACCCGCTATTACATTACCCCAGAGGCTACCATTGTCCTAAGTGTAACAACACGGGTATTAAGAAGAAGAATGGAAAGTCGTGCCAGGACTGTTGGGGTATGTTTGCTCGACCCAACCAGCAGGTAGTCAACATTCCAGGGCCCCAGCAACAATATACaccttttccttttttccctttcacccctcctcctccccaaCAGACCACCATTTACGCTGCCcctggagctcctcctcctaTTGTTGTCCAACCAGGCGATCCCCGACTGGGTGGCCAAGTATGTGGAAAGTGCAGAGGCCGAGGCATGGTGTACGATTGGTTCCTGGGAGATGAGACATGCCCTGTTTGCAAGGGTGTTGGACGTGTGAGATAGAGCGGTGGTAAGCACTCGTTACACATATTTAGATTCTATGCATTTATTATTGTTTTTGTAATATCGTCTGGGGGGGAGGTTGGGATTTCACGACGACCATTTTGGTACCATTAAAGCGGTACTTCGAATAACCAACAGGAGCATTATGCTGTTTCCAGatacttttttttggtccCAGACATCACTTGATTAGGAGGTGAGTTTCTCTGATTTTAACCTTAGGATGCGTACGGTAACAGCTACGAACGAGACGGATGATCCATATGTTTCTACTGAAGCGATGCGGAGCAGGCTCTTTCATGGTATCA from Yarrowia lipolytica chromosome 1D, complete sequence encodes:
- a CDS encoding uncharacterized protein (Compare to YALI0D18062g, similar to Saccharomyces cerevisiae HUA1 (YGR268C); ancestral locus Anc_5.36, some similarities with uniprot|P40325 Saccharomyces cerevisiae YGR268C Hypothetical 22.4 kDa protein in FOL2- YTA7 intergenic region) gives rise to the protein MVALVVALDLGGSILGWCDWSALLNVSGALDGCQDAPRSMSKAQYEGSPQPTAENNGHVLPPEEQMPDELPPTYEESLDRPGGSSTTRPVVPNRPPQNQTPDQNHLQVPQAPPRPSSSNSSNGAYGTANSSNTSFNTGNVSNSSFGSGKSGASGKGGRGHSPGPPGPHGRPPPSPRTDPLISPNRPPGQMGYGPRPQGGPAPNNPLLHYPRGYHCPKCNNTGIKKKNGKSCQDCWGMFARPNQQVVNIPGPQQQYTPFPFFPFTPPPPQQTTIYAAPGAPPPIVVQPGDPRLGGQVCGKCRGRGMVYDWFLGDETCPVCKGVGRVR